From the genome of Monomorium pharaonis isolate MP-MQ-018 chromosome 1, ASM1337386v2, whole genome shotgun sequence:
ACAGAGTAACTTTACCACTGGCTAGATTTAAtcaaacgattacaatgtcTATAATGTCGATTTCATCTCATAATAGTAAAAGGCACTTATGAGTCTGTCTGACAAAGATCGCGTTCCATTATATACTGCGACTACTCTCTGAAGGTCTATCTAATATATGTTATgtgaactatagattttcagtactggcataGAATATCGGAACACAGCCAAAGTAAAAGGTATAATTAAGCTGCAAGTTACCAACGAAATCGTTTAACGTTCCAATACAATGATGTACGTGAATGGAGCAAATGGAAGTATCTTTCAGCGGAAACGAGGCAACTCTCGAAATGTAAACCGAGAAGAAATAACAGGACAGTGATCTCGTGAGCATTCGTTCGCGGACTAACGATCGCGAGGAGCTCTCGAGCGGCACGGCTGCGGCCGGCGTCAAAAGTGAGATATACCTTGTCGCGAGTGACCGATGACTACCGGTAGCTCCAATATACGCACATCTTTGTATTCGCGAACACCTCGAACACCACAGTAGAGTTCTATCAAAGGTACTGATCTTGTACAGTCCGGATATCAGCATTTCGATCTTGTTGTATCTTGTTTAGATTCAGAACTACTATTTACGCACATATTCATGCAAAATCCACAAGTAACGATAATgtcaaaatgacattaaaattgaTCACGATTGATCGAAAAGTGATGCAATAATCGTTTTGGGATCATTTTGATGTTTTCAGAgctttttgttttgttttgtttgAATAGACCTTCGCTCGACAATTCTCTATTTTCAATAAACAGTACGCATTTTATTAACTGACCACCTACCCCcgtataatacaaatataagtataaaattaatttgcttaTCAATTTATCACAATGCGTTGGGAATTCGCATACGTCTCAAAGCGCAGTCAACACATCTTCCTATCCGTCTCCGGTTACGCGTTGCAACGTGATGATGTAACCGACACACCCGACACTTTTCCTCCGTTTCTTGACACGCTCATATCGGCAATCAACATAATTTAGTCTGTCGCGCCGGTTGACACGTAATTTTCATCCTTGTTTTACCGCAATTATGTAACGATGATTGCATcaacgttaaattaaatattattcttttcataATGTATTACGAGGTCATGGTACATATGTTATATTGACGATTCATTATGTGTATATCATAAAAAACGATGGTGCTTATATAAATCTcaacatacaaatatttatgtaaatccgttttattgtgatttttttgCTTGCATGTTAAATCTATGCCCATTTCACGcccatattttttaaaacgtttcaCCGATACTCGATCCTAATAatcaatgataataattactcGGTTTTAATAATCTCTCGCAATCTATACAGAGTTCCTCGAACCGTTCATTACAACTGACAATACCTTTCGTTCTATTTCCACATCCCAGTTTAGAATTCCTGGATACTCCTTATACCTCTTGGACCTCCGTAACAATGGTCCTAGGAACTTGACGATCAGCTTTATTATTGAACAACAGACTGCACAGCACGCGGCATGTgcgaatatatatagatatatggaTCTAAAGATCGTTTCACAACGatactattttctatttcatatCATAGTTTACAAAGGAATTgcgttatatataaagatatgcaatatttttgcGCGTGTATAGTCTTTATGTTACTTTATTTGTTTCGCGGTGTGTTCAATTGTATGtactacaattattattatctcttAAATCTCATAGCGCGAGCGTATTATTTATTCGACCTAGATATCTTCATCTCTATCTAAACAACCACCTTTCTATTTGAAATccttaaaaagatattatttgcACTGACACGACATGTACATACACTCGACTATCCGTGTTGAGTCGGCGTGAAGGCACCTTAAACCTCCACTACGGTATTATAATGAGAAGATCTGGCGACGAGAACCGGCCGCGGCTCTACATTTGTCGTCGTTTGTTTGGCGAAAAGACGGGGTCCTTTGTAAACGCAACATCTGCCACGATGACGTTACGTCAAGTCTTCTTGTTTTGTGCGGCGCCTATTTTTACTGCGCTTTTATCCTGCTAAGAGTTTTTTATTCgcggataaaattttatcgtgGTGAAAAAGCGCGCGACCCGAGCAACTCATGCGGACGCACGAACGAGATTATTCTCGATggaagattttaattttcttcatattaatatatgacaATCGATATTATACGCACGAAgtcaatcaataatttttttcgtattttgcACTGTCCACGTGGCTCGAAAGAAGCAGATATTCTGAACCCGTGACATCCAAAACGCAAATGCGCGACATTCCTGGCGGGTGCGtctcattaaaatttcaacaacGTTGAAACTGCAGTTATCGAGCGAATGCAAGAATAATATGTTCGGAGTGGTTGTTAAGCGATCGAATTTTCCATTAGATAAATATGAGAAGCGTCTTACCTAGTCTAAGCTTGAGCGCAAAATGACAAagcaacaataatttttcctaCAGACAAACCcgtcataaattaatttttactatccGACAAATAGACAGAATTTATATCAACCTTGTCtgatttaaagataataatgcAGAAAAACAACTTTTATAGAATGTTTTGGATATAATACCTTCAATATAAACTACATATCAATGCagttaaaagttaatgaaatttaagaGCTGCaggtttattcttttttttcctaattagcaaaaaaaattttggtcatAAATACCCAAAATTTGACTTTGAAATCAACTTCAaagaaagtaaagaataatttgattatataataagttatgtagcttaatgataatatttttttgcaatttcagATAAATAACGAATAATGTCTATTTATACCAATGTAGAGTTTAACTTTGATCTCGATTTAAACtaactttttattcttcttttttaatagctctgagaataagaaaaattctcaaatgtaataataatagtataataatctataaaatttttatatttttaataaagttttaaaagacATTCTTATAAGTTATAAGCTAGTCTTTTTCTTAATCTTCCAATCGATAATATAcgacattacatttttatcaagtAGAGAACCAGAAattcagaaagagagagaaagagagagagacatggACAATTTGATACAATCGAGCATTTGACctagtaaaaaagaaacaataaataactaaatacacATTAAGTATGCACGTTTCACGCGAGCAGTCAAGGTTTACGACCAAACTcgaattattaagttattcgaatattttacaaactgAAATATACACGGACATACCAATTTCTTCTTCGCTAtagatatcaattattaagaGGCATTGTTAGTGttacatgttttatatatatatatatatatatatatatatatatatatatatacacacatatatatacagagtatCCCAAAACATGTGGAACAACGCTCCTAAAAAgatagaagggatcgagatgaacataaaagttcaatattatttttgattaggTCTTgagttaggtccaccaataatcgaagtattagattttcaaattatgcgaataagAGCGCGTTGAGAgaagagctcgatccgcttgagtcataacacggaagaaaaaatctatcgtgaatgtatgataagctttcattaatttactgttcacaattacgatagaaattaattagattatttgcagattctGTGCGTTAATATCTCGAATAATGGCGGACCTAACCcaaaacaatattggacttttatgttcatttcgATCCTTCCTACCTtcttacgagcgttgacccacatgttttgagacaccctgtatatatgtgtgtgtatatatatatatatatatacacacacacacaaatgttgcacttttttaaataatacacatCCAACATTCTCATACACTTTAGATGTATACATCacgtgtaaatatatttaaaaaacagtgTGTATTAACtttctgttgataataataaactacatTTCTCGAAGGATTATTCCTCGCAATGTAATTTTCTCCTAATTTGTCTCTTCTAATAATACATTCACTTATGATACTAcacctaaaaatattttcgcgcGAATACTGCCGCTGGACGATGTCAGGCGACGCGGGAAGATCCTGCACGTGCAAGTGTGCGAGATACAAAACGATTCCTTGGGAGAGAAAGGAGTCTGTCTGTATTTCCCCCCTTGCGTCGCCTTTGTAGGACAAGGTTACATAAGCGAAGAGGGCTACGGCGCAGAGGTTTTTGACCTGGTTTCACGGAACCCTGATTTACATCCATCATATTTCGTCCCCGTATATACAAATGTATGCGGTTGAACCTATTAATGGGTAGCGACTGATAGACATCTAGTCACTGTGTTTCTGTctaaaacgaaataaattattgtttatttttcttatacttaacattttgtaaaagaaatgtgtaaaaattatctttttaattagtttttgtcttttcagtatgactGTTATCCTTTtttatcaaacagaaattttacaaaaaagaaattagtgtataacatatatggacatattgtatatacatatacttatatatgtttttatataaaaaaattttcacctGGGAATATTTGctcagttatttttaaaaagcaaaatgatacgtacatatattttatgacctttttttcaaagtgttatatttttgtgttaatagtttatataataGTACTTGtgttactttataatatactcattttatgtcaaattaatataaaaatttgagcCGTTTAAGATCTGtgaaatgtgttaaatttaatacaaatttttgtactttaaattagtttaataaGAAACTAATATGCAAAAGTTGatacattatattgtaaaaaattagtatcaaATTGCAATACAGAGAATTAAGGTGACAACCTTAGTTTAGCCTTCGTAAATCTCAGTCTTTCGCCAAAGATCAAAGGTTAGCAGCAGTCAGAAGTgaaggtttaaaaaaaaaatctgcatttttcctttaagaaaatatacataaggGAAACTGCCACTACGTTACAATACACTGCACtctgcgtgcgtacgtgcgcgTTGTGTCACGTCCCATGTGTGTAGGCACGTGGTGCTGCCGCTCCAGGCGACATTTCGCTCTTGGAACAGAAAGAAACAGGCCGCACGTTCCTTTTGTAACTGCTGACAAGAGCGGCTCATAAAAACCTCCTCTCGTGGAAAATTCCACGAGTAAAAGCAGAACGAAAAAAACCTCCCGGAGCCTAtctctatctttttctctttctcttctcgaTCTCTCGCAGCCTCTGTAACTGCTCGATATTTTTCATCAGAGAGAAATCAGTTCTTCGAATCGATGCGAGGTTGTGTTGTATTGCATATGTAAGaaacatttcaatattattctgGTCGTATTATTAGCATGAAATCtcatgttacattttttttttgttaatttgtacAGTTGAcagataaaaaaactttaaaagttatctttgaaatattaatcagTAGAAAAATAATGCTAATTCCATTCTATTGATTTGTTATGGCGGACGTTATGGCGGACGTTATGGCGACACTCACAGGCATCacatactctctctctctcttcataaTAATAGCACATTGACGATGACCGTTACCAGTGATAGCACTTAATTGATACAATTAACATGATGTCCGCACTTCAAATAATCGTCATAATTATCACACACGCGGCGTCGAGTTATCCCGTTGCGcctttctttttaatcatCCACGCCTCAACTTCCCTTAATctcgtaattattaaaaattatattaaaattataaaaaattatactactTTCATATTTCGTCTTCTGATGTCTGTCAAAATTAAGGAGgctgaaaaaaaggaaaatacatatatataaataaagtcatatgactttatttatatatatgtatttttaaacaaagacTTTTGACACTGtcatatatctattaaataataaacaacgaaatttaaataataaaaatgataacttgttatttaaaaatgttttctttataatattggtgtggaaaaagatgaaaaagaactgtttataataataatataagtgtGATAAGAACCGTCGTTGCCACAtccgtaggaaaaaattatgcaaaaattagtgcataaaaaaattgcatatttttgtggcATAAATTTCtgtagtttttacagatttttgtacatagTTTTCGCCTTCAGAGTTTTTCTCCTGAatattttgccaaattttatgtaatgttttctgaaggggaaaactttgtacaaaaatttgtaaaagctGCAGAAATTCgtgcacaaaaatatgtaatttttgtgcagtaattttttcataattttttcctacagGACATTTTCACTATGTAGAGAAGAAAAAACAGTTATTGACTAGATGTGAAATTATGGAATTCGCAATATCTCGTACACTTTATGTTAAATTCtgagaataattatttaaattatttctttatatactatttagatattataatatgccCTTGAGAAAAGGCTTGAATTACTTTAGATTAACCTTTTACATATCTTaaattacctaaaaattttttcaataaacttttagatttgtaggataattttgaaaactttaacttcatttaaaataaattgttctaAGGATGGCTACAAGTCATTAGTGTTTATTGTGTGTAAAAGCTGTATTTCAGTATTGTAGGCAGTATTACAGCCGAGAGATTTATAGATGTCTATTTTTTACctcattttgagaaatatgtcgaatattaattttttaactttaataacttgaaaagctttttaaataacatatatggtaaatatgatttttaaataacgtaaTTGAATTTGATGTGTAAACGTAATACAATATGTTCGGAGTTATGATCACTTGCAAGTGTTGCAAGTCTAAGTCCCATAATTCCCTCGCATGTAATTTGATTAGATTTTTACTAGACTTATTAACTAATActgtttgttttaataatgacTTAGAAACTTATCACCAgtggtaattaaaaaaaaaatataaaaatagttagcTTACAGTCGACCAAACtggcaaattttattgaaagacTAAAACGTTTTGGCCATATTTTTTCTGTAGCTGCAACTACAAGTACAACTCATTCAGTTTCAATCCTACTTGATAAGGGCCCAAAATGAAGACCGAAACGTTGtagtcttttaataaaatttaccagTTTAGTCGATATAACTAACTATATAAATTGACTATTTTGATTTgctataatacttttataatacttttacaaCGAATAAAGTCCCAAGAgccaaaatgttttatatatatttttaatactttgtgtgatattatatgtaagatactgatttttataataataatgtgcaaGATTCGCTAAACAaagttagttttttattttttagaaataaaaataacgttaaaaacatttgttgGTAGTGTTCCTTATCCTCCTGTAGGTTGCATAACCGCagtcttttttcttctcttcaataaattgttaattacatttgctatgtgtatacaaaaaatttctgcTTATCACATAATTGGTAGAATTCTGGGTAACAAACTTACAAGAATTAATgtcgcataaatatttattgagttatttaaataaaacgaaacgtgtcgcataaatatttattgaattatttaaataaaacaaaatttaaataaaacaaaattaatcatatatatacaggATGAGTCACTTAAAGTGTTACAGACTTTTAGAAACGAAGCATTTTAGAGAAAGATGTTTCAGATAAAAGTTGTTGTGTTCAAATGGAGAAATAAGGTAGTACCATCggtttaatcttaaataattgCTTGAAAGTCACGTTAAGGTTacctttaatttcttaaatggaatatcctattttttattacatattcttgtAGCTTACCTTGATAGTTTTCCAAAACACTATAATGAAGTGTCTTTTTGTTAGATATTTTTCGGTTATTTTCGGATTATTTATAAGGCCTGAATGTTACAATACCGCCGGCATTAACATTACCCAAGGTGTACCGCGTGGAAATTGCACGGTAGGATTTATACCtttttgtatgtgtgtgtgtgtgtgtgtgcttgTCACTGAGAAAAGGACCTAACGATTCGTCACTCCTACTGTATTTTAGGACTCCAAACCTTCTttgctgtgtgtgtgtgtgtgtgtgtgtgtgtgtgtgtgtgtgtaaataaaagatgaaataaaaaatatctatttaacaGTATACTTGAAATGATGATCCTCTATTAAAATACACTGTAAAAGtcttttttgaaaacattctTGGACACGACATTTCTGGTGTCACTTCAGTGCAGGCTCGACAAATTCTGACTTCATATCATCAACTGTTGTGGATGCAGTTGACAACACCCGATCTTCAGAGGAAAAAATCTAACGGCGTCAGATCAAATGAGCGAGGCGGCCAGTTGACAGTTCCTCCTCGTTCTACCCACCTTCCAGGAAACATTTGATTCATGATTAGTCTGGAATACATCGCATCATGTGGAGGTGTATCATTATTCTGCATCTACATGTTAACTCTAATATTTAATGGGACATCTTCGAGTAATTGTGGAAGGatatctctttaaaaaaatgaaatacatTAGGCCATTTAAATGGCCTTTACAGTcgtttttagataattatattgtaacattTAGGCCTTATAACTCAAAAAATACCTAACAAAAAGACACTTCTTTATAGTGTTTCAGAAAGCTCTCGAGGTGAGCTACAAAAATACGTAATAAAAAGTAGGATGTtccatttaaagaattaaagatGATTTTAATGTGACATTCAAGCGATTATTAAGGATTAAATCGAGGGTACTACCTTGTGTTCTTCTTTAAAcacaacaatttttatctgaaacattatatata
Proteins encoded in this window:
- the LOC118648865 gene encoding uncharacterized protein LOC118648865, with the translated sequence MLISGLYKISTFDRTLLWCSRCSRIQRCAYIGATGSHRSLATRYISLLTPAAAVPLESSSRSLVRERMLTRSLSCYFFSVYISRVASFPLKDTSICSIHVHHCIGTLNDFVAANRTELPSQRLLHMWTSPSRLRIGRAPRKKTQP